The Fluviispira sanaruensis sequence TAGAGGATTCTGATGCTTTAGAGGATTCTGATGCCTTAGAGGATTCTGGTGCTTTAGAGGATTCTGATGCATAAAGACTTAAAGAGGAGATTGTTGACATGCTTAGGAGAGGAAAAAGTAATAATCCCGTTTTTTTAAAGGTACAGTTAGGAGACACGAGAGATCCTTTCTGAATAATGTTTCTTGGCAAAATATGATACTTAGCCAAATAGGCCTAGGCAAAAAAGGCATAGCACAAATGCGCCAAATGTTTCTAGGACTTTTTGATTCTTTGCTACGTTAGCTTAAGTGCCTTATTTCACCAAAAATATACGGACTGAGAAAAAAATGACAATCTGTGTTGACTTCTCTTTTTTGATTTTGTACACCACAGAACACTCTGGCAGTGAAGATGAAAATCTTTCTGACAAGGTCAATGCGCGGTTAGCTCAGCTGGATAGAGCACCAGACTACGAATCTGGCGGTCAGGCGTTCGAATCGCTTACCGCGCGCCATTTTTATATATTTATCCCTTGGGGAGCGATGGGTGAGTGGCTCAAACCACGCCCTTGCTAAGGGCGCGAAGGGGAGACTCTTCCGAGGGTTCGAATCCCTCTCGCTCCGCCACCTTTTCTAGGTTATACACCTTTTGTCTAATACAAAATCCACAACTAAAAGTTTAAATCATAAAGTGTACATGGAAAAATGTATTGAACTTGCAAAAAAAGCTTCTGCATTGGGTGAAGTCCCCGTTGGTGCCGTGATAGTTAATGCACATGGCGAAATTATTTCTGAAGCTTACAATCTTCGCGAAACGGAAAATCGAGCGACCGCCCATGCGGAGCTTATCGCAATTGAGCTTGCATGTAAAAAACTTGGGCGTTGGCGTTTAAGCGATTGCAGTCTTTATGTGAGTCTAGAACCTTGTTTTATGTGTGCAGGAGCTATAATACTTTCGAGAATCCCAAGCATAATCTTTGCTGCCTGTGATCCCAAGGCAGGGGCTGTTGGAAGCCTAGATAACATTTTAAATGACAAGCGCTTAAACCATCAATGTGAAATCACTCAAGGTGTTTGTTCTGAAGAGTCTTCAATGCTGCTAAAAAGCTTTTTTAAAGCACGGCGAAAAAAATAATTTAAATTTTGAAAATAATTTTCCTATTGTGTAAATAGAAGAAAATGTATCTATTATTTGATACAATTAAGCATTCATGAAAAGATTGCGTTTAAATTATTTAATTTGGAGAATTATTCTGTGGAAGCCCCTTACCAATTCAATGGCTTAGCTATTGGTGTTGTTCTGGCTGCAGGGATGGGAAAAAGAATGAATTCCCATTTACCAAAAGTAGCTCATGTTCTGTTTGGCAAACCATTGGTTATTTGGGCTATAGAATCGCTCATAGTGGCTGAAGTTAAGAAAATTATTGTTGTTATCTCTCCTAAGCAAAAACTCGTTGAAGAAATCATTGCACTGCATTCTTTTCCAAAAGATATTAATATCAATTTTGCCTATCAAGAAAATCCATTGGGCACAGGACATGCTGCTGCCTGTGGGGTAGAAGCGGCAAAAAAATATTTTACAAACGAAATTGAAAATAGTGCAAAGACAAACATTATTATTACCCCTGGTGACAGTCCTGGAGTTGAGGGTGAAACTTTTAAAACATTCCTCAAAACCCATGCAGAGCAGAATAATTCATTTACTATCATGACTTTTAAGGCTAAAAATCCTTTTGGCTATGGACGTATTTTAACAGATAGTAATAAAGAATTCATAGCAATTCGAGAAGAAAAAGATTGTAATGAGAATGAGAAAAAAATTGCTCTTTGCAATTCTGGCTTCTTATGCGCGAATTTAAATGACTTAGATGCTATTTTATCTAAGCTCAATAATACAAATGCAGCGAAAGAATATTATTTAACTGATGCACCCGAAATTTCTAAAAAATTAGGGAATAAAATTGGTTATATGATAGGTCAAGATGAAAGTGAATTTTTAGGGATTAACTCCCAAGAACAATTGGCAGAAATGGAAGTCAAATTCCAGAACAAATATGCAAATATAAAATGATAGGAATGAGGTTTAATATATGTGCGGTGTGATTGGGTATATTGGCTCGAATGCAACTCCAGAATTCTTTTACAATGGACTGAAGCGCCTAGAGTATAGAGGGTATGACTCAGCGGGTATTGCAATGATGAATTCCGATGGAGTTTTTATTCAGAGAGCTGAAGGAAAATTAAATAATTTACAAAATAAATTAGCAAATCTCCCAGCGAGTACAAGAATAGGTATAGGTCATACCCGTTGGGCTACGCATGGAAAGCCAACAGAGAGTAACGCACACCCCCATCGTTCTGAAAATATAGTGTTATTACACAATGGTATTATCGAAAATTATAAATCTTTAAAAGATTTTCTAATAACTAAAGGCTATAAATTCCAGAGTGAGACCGATACCGAAGTTGCAGCGCATTTATTAAATTATGAATATAAAAAATTGGCAGAAGAAAAGAATAGTTTTGAGCGCATAAAAAAAGCTATTTTTTCCTTAGTTTCTCAAATCCACGGTGCATTTGCATTTGGGATTTTATGCACCGATGTGCCTGATACTTTATTTGTTATAAAATATGGGTCTCCTATTGTTCTGGGACTAGGGAAAAATGAAAATTATATGGCGTCGGGCATAACGGCTCTTGTCGATCACACCCGTTCTATCATTATTATGGAAGATAAAGAAATAGCTTTCTTAAATGCAGAAAGTATTTCCATTGTCGATTTTGCAGGAAAAGAAGTTTTAAGAAAGCCAATAGAAATTTCATGGTCCACTGCTATGCTCGATAAAAATGGTTATGATCATTATATGCTAAAAGAGATCCATGAGCAGCCACAGGCGGTTGCGCAGACAATCAAAGGTCGACTCGATCGTGATATAGGTAAAATTAATCTTGAAAATTATGGAATATCGAAAATAAACTTAAAAGAAATTGAGCGCATTCAAATTGTAGCTTGTGGGACAAGTTATTATGCAGGCTGTCTCGCTCGTTACTTTATTGAACAATTCACAAGAATTCCAGTTGAAGTGGATCTCGCAAGTGAATCAAGATATAGAACGCCCACAGTGACAGCTAAGACATTAAGTGTCGCACTTTCACAAAGTGGAGAAACAATTGACACTTTGCAAGCAATAAAATTTGCCAAAGAAAATGGTGCTAAAACACTTGCGATTGTGAACATGCCTGGAAGCACAATTGCTCATAATTGTCATGATGAAAGCCTTATTTATGCTGGACCTGAGGTGGGTGTTGCGAGCACAAAAGCTCTATCTGCACAAATCAGTTCCCTTATTATTCTAGGTTTAGCTCTGGCGCAGGAACAAAAAAAGCTTTCATCCGAAAAAATTGCAGAATATATCGATGAACTTGTTAAAATCCCGAGTTTACTTGAGAAGACCTTGACTCTATCAAGTTATATTGAACATCTTTCTAAGAAATTTTATAATGCACTGAGTATTCTTTTTATTGGCAGAGGTCCGCAGTGGTATGTCGCCATGGAAGGTGCGCTCAAACTCAAAGAATTATCTTATATTCATGCAGAAGGTTATGCTGCGGGAGAACTTAAGCATGGGCCCATTGCTCTTATAGATGAAAATATATGGTCTGTTTGTATTGCTCCTAAGGACAGTTATTATGAGAAAACAATAAGCAATATTGAAGAAATTCGCGCACGCGGTGGAAAGATTTTAGCAGTGGGCACA is a genomic window containing:
- the tadA gene encoding tRNA adenosine(34) deaminase TadA; amino-acid sequence: MSNTKSTTKSLNHKVYMEKCIELAKKASALGEVPVGAVIVNAHGEIISEAYNLRETENRATAHAELIAIELACKKLGRWRLSDCSLYVSLEPCFMCAGAIILSRIPSIIFAACDPKAGAVGSLDNILNDKRLNHQCEITQGVCSEESSMLLKSFFKARRKK
- a CDS encoding sugar phosphate nucleotidyltransferase, producing MEAPYQFNGLAIGVVLAAGMGKRMNSHLPKVAHVLFGKPLVIWAIESLIVAEVKKIIVVISPKQKLVEEIIALHSFPKDININFAYQENPLGTGHAAACGVEAAKKYFTNEIENSAKTNIIITPGDSPGVEGETFKTFLKTHAEQNNSFTIMTFKAKNPFGYGRILTDSNKEFIAIREEKDCNENEKKIALCNSGFLCANLNDLDAILSKLNNTNAAKEYYLTDAPEISKKLGNKIGYMIGQDESEFLGINSQEQLAEMEVKFQNKYANIK
- the glmS gene encoding glutamine--fructose-6-phosphate transaminase (isomerizing); translation: MCGVIGYIGSNATPEFFYNGLKRLEYRGYDSAGIAMMNSDGVFIQRAEGKLNNLQNKLANLPASTRIGIGHTRWATHGKPTESNAHPHRSENIVLLHNGIIENYKSLKDFLITKGYKFQSETDTEVAAHLLNYEYKKLAEEKNSFERIKKAIFSLVSQIHGAFAFGILCTDVPDTLFVIKYGSPIVLGLGKNENYMASGITALVDHTRSIIIMEDKEIAFLNAESISIVDFAGKEVLRKPIEISWSTAMLDKNGYDHYMLKEIHEQPQAVAQTIKGRLDRDIGKINLENYGISKINLKEIERIQIVACGTSYYAGCLARYFIEQFTRIPVEVDLASESRYRTPTVTAKTLSVALSQSGETIDTLQAIKFAKENGAKTLAIVNMPGSTIAHNCHDESLIYAGPEVGVASTKALSAQISSLIILGLALAQEQKKLSSEKIAEYIDELVKIPSLLEKTLTLSSYIEHLSKKFYNALSILFIGRGPQWYVAMEGALKLKELSYIHAEGYAAGELKHGPIALIDENIWSVCIAPKDSYYEKTISNIEEIRARGGKILAVGTEGDENLKSISDEFIGVPECSELIQPFLTTVPLHLLSYWVAVKKGTDVDQPRNLAKSVTVE